CTCCCGATACGTCCCCCTGGACCGGATCTACCTCAATCCGAGCGCGGGGCTTGAGTTCCTGCCCCGACCGGTGGCCCGGGCCAAGCTGCAGCGTCTGGTGGAGGTCAAGCGGGCTGCCCTGGGAGTCGGCGTATGATCTCTTCACACCTCCTTCCCACCACCACCGTGGGGTCTTTCCCCAAACCCCCTGATCTCCTGGCGGCTCGGCGGAAGTACCGCCGCGCCCAGCTGGATCGGGAAGCCCTCCGGGATCTGGAGCGGCGGGCCACCCAGGAGTGGATCCGCCGACAGGAGGCGTTGAGACTGGACATCCTGGTGGACGGGGAACAGTACCGAGCGGACATGGTGACCTTCTTCGCGGAGGAGCTCGATGGGTTCCGGATCGCGGGGATGGTGCGGGCGTTCGGAAACCGGTACTACCGAAAGCCCGTGGTAGTCGGTCCCGTGGGGCGGCGGCATCCTCTCGTGGTGGAGTGGTTTCGGTTCGCCCAATCCCTGACCGCGAAGCCGGTAAAGGCGGTTCTCACGGGCCCCTACACCCTCGCGGAGTGGTCCTTCAACGAGTACTATCCACAGCGGCGGACCCTGGTCCTGGATCTTGCCTGGGCCCTCGGGGAGGAGGCCCGGGACCTGGTGCGCGCGGGAGCCCGGTACATCCAGATCGATGAACCCGCCATCCACAGTCGGCCCGAGGAGGACTTCGAACTCGCCCGTGAGGCCTTGACGAGGATCACGGACGGTCTGGAGGCCTACACCATTGTGCACATCTGCTACGGGGACGTGGCGAGGATCTATCCCGACATGTTGCGGTTGCCCGTGAACCAGATCGACCTGGCCCTTGCCAACACGCGGTACGCCCTGCTGGAGGTGTTCCGGATGCATCCCTTCACCCGGGATGTGGGGCTCGGCGTGATCGACGTGCTCCACCCCCGAATCGAGCCCGTGGAGGAGGTGGTGGGAGGGATCCAGCGCGCCCTGAAGGTCTTCGCACCGCATCAGGTGTCCATCTCGCCCGACTGCGGCCTGCGGACGTGCACCGTGGAGGGGGCCGTGGCGAAGCTGCAGGTCATGGTGGAAGCGGCCCGTATCGTGCGCACCATGGTCCCGTGACGGAATCCAGCAGATCCCAACGCCGTCGTCGGCGGAGGAATCCGTCCGTCGCTCCGCCTGCAGCATCCCGGCCTCTTGTTCAGGGGGTTGCGTACACGGGCGCGCGTTTCTTCCGGGTCCCCCCCCGGCAGGTGTACGGGATGGTGGCCCGGCTGGACCGCCTGCCGCGGTGGAGCGGGGTATGGATGTGGGCGGAGGTCGTGGAGCGTAAATCCCAGGGGGTCACCGTGCGCCTGCGGGGGTATCTCGCGGGGATTCCCGTGGAATCCGTGATCCGGGCTACCCTGGTCCCGCACACCCGGGTGACCTGGCAGCAGGCGTACGGGACCTTCCTGGAGTACTCGGGGAGCTTCCAAGTGGAGGCGGCGGAGGAAGGCGCTCTCCTCCGCTACGGGGTAGAACTGAACCCCGGGATTCCCTTCCTCTTCCCTGAGGCGGTTCACCAGATCCTGGTCCAGGAGGTGGAGCACACCCTGAACCGCCTGAAGTGGAGCGCGGAGCGGGACATCCTGAGCGAGGAGCTTCGGCTCCAGCGGGGACGGGGGCAGACTCAGGATCCGGAGGACGGGAGCCCTGAGAACGCGTCCGAGGCGTGAGATGCTGCTCCGCCTGCTCACGGAGGAGGACGTTTACCTGTTCCGGGAGGGGACGCACCTCCGGGCGTACACAAAGCTCGGAGCGCACCCCGTGGAGGGCGGGACGTACTTCGCGGTGTGGGCGCCGAACGCGGTGCGGGTCTGCGTGATGGGCGACTTCAACGGGTGGGATCCGGGCCGCCACCCTCTGTCCCCTCGCGGAGGTTCCGGCATCTGGGAGGGATTCGTCGCGGGAGTGGGGCCCGGAGCCCTCTACAAGTACCGCATCGTGTCCCGGTACGGGCCGGTCCTGGACAAGGCGGATCCCTTCGCGTTTCAGGCGGAATCCCCGCCCGGTACCGCGTCCGTGGTCTGGGATCTCACCTACGAGTGGACGGATGCGGAATGGATGACGCGTCGGGCACAGCACAATGCCCGGGAATCGCCCATCGCCATCTACGAGGTACACCTGGGCTCGTGGCGACGCCGGGAGGACGGCGGTTTTCTCTCCTACCGGGAGCTGGCGCCGCTGCTGGCGGCGTACGTGCAGGAAATGGGGTTCACCCACGTGGAATTCCTGCCCGTGATGGAGCACCCGTACTACGGCTCCTGGGGCTACCAGATCACCGGCTACTTCGCGCCCACCAGCCGCTACGGTACTCCCCAGGACTTCATGTATCTGGTGGACACCCTGCACCGGCATGGGATCGGCGTGATCCTGGACTGGGTTCCCTCCCACTTCGCCACGGACCCGCACGGCCTGGCTTTCTTCGACGGCACCCATCTCTACGAACACGCGGATCCCCGGCGAGGTCTGCATCCCGACTGGGGAAGCGCCATCTTCAACTACGGCCGCCATGAGGTCCGCAGCTTCCTCCTCAGCAGCGCTCTGTTCTGGCTCGACTGCTACCACGCGGACGGGCTCCGGGTGGACGCGGTGGCCTCCATGCTCTACCTGGACTACTCCCGGCCCGAGGGGCAATGGATCCCCAACGAGTACGGCGGGAGGGAGAACCTGGAGGCCATTGCCTTTTTGCGGCGGATGAACGAGGCAGTGTACCAGAACTATCCGGACGTGCAGACCATCGCGGAGGAGAGCACCGCCTGGCCCCTCGTGTCCCGTCCCACCTCCCTGGGGGGGCTGGGGTTCGGGTTCAAGTGGGACATGGGCTGGATGCACGATACCCTAC
Above is a window of Armatimonadota bacterium DNA encoding:
- the glgB gene encoding 1,4-alpha-glucan branching protein GlgB → MLLRLLTEEDVYLFREGTHLRAYTKLGAHPVEGGTYFAVWAPNAVRVCVMGDFNGWDPGRHPLSPRGGSGIWEGFVAGVGPGALYKYRIVSRYGPVLDKADPFAFQAESPPGTASVVWDLTYEWTDAEWMTRRAQHNARESPIAIYEVHLGSWRRREDGGFLSYRELAPLLAAYVQEMGFTHVEFLPVMEHPYYGSWGYQITGYFAPTSRYGTPQDFMYLVDTLHRHGIGVILDWVPSHFATDPHGLAFFDGTHLYEHADPRRGLHPDWGSAIFNYGRHEVRSFLLSSALFWLDCYHADGLRVDAVASMLYLDYSRPEGQWIPNEYGGRENLEAIAFLRRMNEAVYQNYPDVQTIAEESTAWPLVSRPTSLGGLGFGFKWDMGWMHDTLQYMGRDPIYRRYHHEELTFRMLYAFAENFVLPLSHDEVVHGKRSLLEKMPGDDWQKFANLRLLLGYMYGQPGKKLLFMGSEFGQRREWNHETQLDWHLLADPRHRGVQRWVVDLNRAYRAEPALHQLDCEPEGFEWVEPHDRDRSVLVFLRKGRQGDLVLVACNFTPVPRPHYRVGVPRPGYWREILNSDAEIYGGSGWGNLGGVRAEAEPAHGRPYSLDLTLPPLGVVFLRWERG
- a CDS encoding SRPBCC family protein, producing the protein MTESSRSQRRRRRRNPSVAPPAASRPLVQGVAYTGARFFRVPPRQVYGMVARLDRLPRWSGVWMWAEVVERKSQGVTVRLRGYLAGIPVESVIRATLVPHTRVTWQQAYGTFLEYSGSFQVEAAEEGALLRYGVELNPGIPFLFPEAVHQILVQEVEHTLNRLKWSAERDILSEELRLQRGRGQTQDPEDGSPENASEA
- a CDS encoding methionine synthase, yielding MISSHLLPTTTVGSFPKPPDLLAARRKYRRAQLDREALRDLERRATQEWIRRQEALRLDILVDGEQYRADMVTFFAEELDGFRIAGMVRAFGNRYYRKPVVVGPVGRRHPLVVEWFRFAQSLTAKPVKAVLTGPYTLAEWSFNEYYPQRRTLVLDLAWALGEEARDLVRAGARYIQIDEPAIHSRPEEDFELAREALTRITDGLEAYTIVHICYGDVARIYPDMLRLPVNQIDLALANTRYALLEVFRMHPFTRDVGLGVIDVLHPRIEPVEEVVGGIQRALKVFAPHQVSISPDCGLRTCTVEGAVAKLQVMVEAARIVRTMVP